A genomic region of Ensifer sp. PDNC004 contains the following coding sequences:
- a CDS encoding helix-turn-helix domain-containing protein, with protein MEWMATSSSFTDGTSEDRQGRHLACPGDSYVLDMAQPIATSFTDHSHLSLVVPRRMLAPLLKAPDKCHERVLPAELPLVALLRDTMASYFQNLKDMPVEAGHAVLRPLLDLVAVALCGQVDEERAGSLNLALFSRVRRYFEANLLDPTLTAHGVGAAFGVSRPSLYRMFEPMGGSTHYLQERRLGRAHAALRAVETRNVPIATIADKHGFPNPENFSRAFRRMFDMTPREVRGLALSVAQRPHGREPQSAWSHWIGQIGK; from the coding sequence ATGGAATGGATGGCTACATCCTCCAGTTTTACCGATGGAACGAGTGAAGACCGCCAGGGGCGTCATCTTGCCTGTCCAGGAGACTCTTACGTCCTTGATATGGCGCAGCCGATTGCCACCAGCTTCACAGACCATTCCCATCTCAGCCTGGTCGTTCCTCGCCGTATGTTGGCTCCCCTGCTGAAGGCACCTGACAAATGCCATGAGCGCGTCTTGCCGGCCGAATTGCCGCTCGTTGCACTGTTGCGTGACACGATGGCGAGCTACTTCCAGAACTTGAAAGACATGCCCGTCGAAGCCGGGCATGCGGTCCTGCGCCCGCTGCTTGACCTGGTTGCGGTTGCCCTTTGCGGTCAAGTCGACGAGGAGAGGGCCGGCTCGCTCAATTTGGCACTCTTCTCACGCGTCCGCAGATATTTTGAAGCGAACCTCCTGGATCCCACCCTGACCGCACACGGCGTTGGTGCCGCATTTGGAGTGTCCCGCCCAAGCCTTTACAGGATGTTTGAACCGATGGGAGGTTCTACCCATTATCTGCAGGAGCGACGGCTTGGCAGAGCGCATGCGGCCTTACGGGCAGTCGAGACCCGCAATGTGCCGATCGCGACGATTGCAGACAAACACGGTTTTCCGAATCCTGAGAATTTCAGCCGTGCCTTTCGCCGCATGTTCGATATGACACCGCGGGAAGTGCGGGGCCTTGCGCTGTCCGTCGCACAGAGACCACATGGCCGAGAACCGCAATCGGCCTGGAGCCACTGGATAGGCCAGATCGGAAAGTGA
- a CDS encoding ShlB/FhaC/HecB family hemolysin secretion/activation protein, whose translation MSRVVLLGLALVAQFCFPALAQDAGALLRDREQQSVQPRAEPLPADVEDVRAEAKRIEPGGITVKVNHLIFSGRTSLLSPEERTRLVEAAAGRAFDLSGLRDLTSEVTRLAQSKGHLFARAFLPPQDVTEGVVEIALMEARVEDVGLVRVGSVRVRDEVLRGIEQRYLNDRASMTEQQLEAALLQMNSLPGLKVRASVEAGDNPGTSKVSIGIEEVPLFAGQIWADNFGSASTGKPEANALFSFSDPWGYGEQFRLQSVASQGMVYGRFSGSAPLGTGGTFVNGAYSYLTYHDVTDTGRAAGLDGDGHQLVLGLTHPVFRDRATELSLGGAVTGKALRNGSAAGELDDKRLLTGTLSVSGIDRDFDGTTSWGLDATYGALDLSRVTSSAAADAAGLKTEGGFARFNARIERQQSLADRWTLLARVSGQWASKNLESSEEIALGGPYGIRGWPVGEASADTGAIGTLELRHDLPVPEEWGQLQLGGFFDSGYAKINARPRGVTLSTATGKNEYALFAAGLTLDWQRESLSLTAGWGMGLGDNPGRSANGTNVDGGTGRHQLWLSGRMRF comes from the coding sequence GTGTCGCGCGTCGTACTTCTCGGACTAGCACTTGTCGCCCAATTTTGCTTTCCCGCGCTTGCCCAGGATGCCGGCGCGCTCCTGCGCGACCGCGAGCAGCAGTCCGTGCAGCCGCGCGCTGAGCCATTACCTGCGGACGTCGAAGACGTCCGCGCCGAGGCAAAGCGCATCGAGCCCGGCGGCATCACGGTGAAGGTCAACCATCTGATCTTCTCAGGCAGGACAAGTCTGCTGTCGCCCGAAGAGCGCACCCGGCTTGTCGAAGCCGCGGCCGGGAGAGCCTTCGACCTTTCCGGTCTGCGTGACCTCACGTCAGAGGTAACCCGGCTTGCCCAATCGAAGGGGCATCTGTTTGCGCGGGCCTTTCTGCCTCCACAGGATGTGACCGAGGGTGTCGTTGAGATAGCCCTCATGGAAGCGCGCGTGGAAGACGTCGGTTTGGTGCGGGTCGGGTCCGTTCGCGTTCGGGACGAGGTCCTCAGAGGGATCGAACAACGTTATCTCAACGATCGCGCGTCAATGACAGAGCAGCAGCTGGAGGCAGCGCTGCTTCAGATGAACAGTCTACCGGGATTGAAGGTTCGCGCCAGCGTGGAAGCGGGAGACAATCCGGGCACCTCCAAGGTTTCGATCGGCATTGAGGAGGTCCCGCTTTTTGCGGGACAGATCTGGGCGGACAATTTCGGTTCGGCAAGCACCGGGAAACCCGAAGCCAATGCGCTTTTTAGTTTCAGCGACCCCTGGGGATACGGCGAGCAATTCCGCCTCCAGAGCGTCGCCTCGCAAGGAATGGTCTATGGCCGCTTTTCCGGAAGCGCTCCCCTCGGCACTGGGGGCACTTTCGTGAATGGTGCCTACAGCTATCTGACCTATCATGACGTCACTGACACCGGGCGCGCGGCGGGCCTGGATGGAGACGGGCATCAACTGGTGCTCGGTCTCACCCATCCTGTCTTTCGCGACCGCGCCACGGAACTGTCGCTGGGTGGAGCCGTGACGGGCAAGGCGCTCAGAAACGGTTCGGCGGCAGGGGAGCTCGACGACAAGCGCCTTCTCACCGGCACGCTGTCGGTGAGCGGTATCGATAGGGATTTCGACGGGACGACGAGCTGGGGACTGGACGCCACCTACGGCGCACTTGACCTCTCCCGCGTCACAAGCTCGGCGGCAGCCGACGCGGCGGGCCTCAAGACGGAGGGCGGCTTTGCTCGCTTCAATGCCCGGATTGAGCGCCAACAGAGCCTGGCGGACCGATGGACGTTACTTGCCCGTGTTAGCGGTCAATGGGCGTCGAAGAACCTCGAATCGTCGGAAGAAATTGCGCTTGGCGGGCCCTACGGCATCCGTGGTTGGCCGGTCGGAGAAGCCTCTGCCGACACGGGAGCGATTGGCACGCTGGAACTACGCCACGATCTTCCGGTTCCCGAAGAGTGGGGCCAGTTGCAGTTGGGCGGCTTCTTCGACAGCGGATACGCGAAAATCAATGCGCGCCCAAGAGGCGTCACGCTTTCCACGGCCACCGGAAAGAACGAATACGCGCTCTTTGCCGCGGGGCTCACTCTCGACTGGCAGCGCGAGAGCCTTTCGCTGACGGCGGGCTGGGGCATGGGGCTCGGCGACAACCCGGGCCGCAGTGCCAATGGCACCAATGTCGACGGCGGGACGGGGCGCCATCAGCTCTGGTTGTCGGGCCGTATGAGGTTTTAG
- a CDS encoding MBG domain-containing protein, which yields MSNRCSSVLMALLGSTALPVPALAGELPTGGNIVSGSGSISTQGSTLTVHQTSDRLVTNWNSFSIGGTNSVVFQQPSSSSVALNRVTGVEPSHIRGALSANGQVFLVNPNGVVFGAGSQVNTAALVASTLDIADGDFLAGKYTFSGTGGSIANDGSLNGKVVALIAPEVTNAGTITGDTALAAGTKVGLDFGGDGLISVKVEESTLSTLVDNKGAVKAPGGTVIFTAKGASAAKASVINNSGTVEAKGMVNKNGRILLLGDMESGSVKVSGTLDASAPDHGNGGFIETSAKKVTIADKARITTRSAHGKSGHFLIDPTNYTIAASGGDMTGAMLTSLLASNGSVTVQSISGGAGTEGDIYVNDAVSWGNGSTLTLEAQNDIVVNGALNVTGTGGLVFSYGQATPVLNNTSTYVVRGEVNLASTASFQTKQGSDGTAINYSIINSAAELQAIGDASNLGNTPGHYVLGSNLDLSSISNFAPIVNISGTLQPEGRDAFVGIFDGLGHTLSNLSINRPTLEGVGLFGFVGGDGVIRNFTISGGNVTGGYTVGAAAGMVSSGGFGANEAQVVNVGAQGVTVTSNNDGAGGLIGRNRGIVSGSYATGNVAANGASGFGASAGGLVGINQGSIADSYATGNVTGVTRAGGLVGDDIGGDVANTYATGAVSAATAGGLIGEASGTTISNSYFLDTGPDNGSGQAITSAQLRTPSTFSGWSMASSGGQKTIWRIYEGQSGPLLSAFLRPITVAANSGTAVYSGSTPSFGVTYASFAGAVDLGLLMGTAIIGGGGSNAGNYTITPEGLYSGQAGYDISYVAGSLSITPAALTVTANGDSRSYSGTGYTGGNGVSYSGFVNGEDASVLSGSLVYGGSAQGARNAGSYAISASGLTSGNYSISYVDGSLSITPAALTVTANGDSRSYSGAGYAGGNGVSYSGFVNGEDASVLSGSLVYGGSAQGAKNAGSYAISASGLSSGNYSISYADGSLSITPAALTVTANGDSRSYSGASYTGGNGVSYSGFVNGEDASVLSGSLVYGGSAQGAKNAGTYAISASGLSSSNYAITWVNGLLSILPAAAVPTATPSRLPLWPQTTSSPSPLVTDVGLLPVPVNFIGDLRRDPLLYPHGGRTLLVTTRPDPAGANIVTLPRTVAPTEELLVGLEKSAGGKTGRLTRFTQDARGCGCLMRDEVN from the coding sequence ATGAGCAATCGTTGTTCGAGCGTCCTTATGGCGCTGCTTGGCAGCACGGCGCTGCCTGTACCGGCCCTTGCAGGTGAATTGCCGACCGGCGGGAACATCGTTTCGGGGTCGGGCAGCATTTCCACGCAGGGTTCGACACTCACGGTCCACCAGACAAGTGACCGCCTGGTCACGAACTGGAACAGTTTCTCGATCGGTGGCACCAATTCGGTGGTCTTTCAGCAACCGTCGTCCAGTTCCGTTGCCCTCAACCGCGTAACCGGTGTGGAACCGAGCCACATTCGAGGTGCGCTCAGTGCAAACGGCCAGGTCTTCCTCGTCAATCCCAACGGCGTGGTCTTCGGGGCAGGGTCGCAGGTGAACACTGCGGCGCTTGTTGCCTCCACCCTCGATATCGCCGATGGTGACTTTCTGGCTGGGAAATACACGTTCTCCGGAACGGGTGGCAGCATTGCCAACGACGGCAGCCTCAACGGCAAAGTCGTGGCCTTGATCGCGCCGGAAGTGACCAACGCGGGTACCATCACCGGTGATACGGCCCTGGCGGCCGGCACGAAAGTGGGATTGGATTTCGGCGGCGATGGACTGATCTCCGTCAAGGTCGAAGAGTCGACCCTTTCCACCCTGGTCGACAACAAAGGCGCCGTAAAGGCGCCAGGCGGTACCGTCATCTTCACCGCAAAGGGCGCAAGCGCGGCCAAGGCGTCGGTTATCAACAATTCCGGCACGGTCGAAGCCAAGGGCATGGTCAACAAGAATGGCCGCATCTTGCTCCTCGGTGACATGGAAAGCGGTTCAGTGAAAGTCTCCGGGACCCTCGACGCATCGGCCCCGGATCACGGCAACGGCGGATTCATCGAAACCTCCGCCAAGAAAGTTACAATTGCCGACAAAGCCAGGATTACGACCCGCTCCGCCCACGGTAAGTCCGGTCATTTTCTGATCGATCCCACCAACTATACGATTGCAGCCTCTGGCGGCGACATGACCGGCGCCATGCTGACAAGCCTGCTTGCGAGCAATGGCTCGGTGACCGTGCAATCCATAAGCGGGGGCGCGGGCACGGAAGGTGACATATATGTCAACGACGCCGTCAGCTGGGGCAATGGCAGCACGCTGACGCTGGAAGCTCAAAACGATATTGTCGTGAACGGTGCACTCAACGTCACCGGAACCGGCGGCCTGGTTTTCAGCTACGGGCAGGCAACACCGGTCCTCAACAACACCTCGACCTACGTGGTCAGGGGAGAGGTCAATCTGGCGTCGACAGCGTCCTTCCAGACGAAACAGGGGTCGGATGGAACGGCCATCAACTATTCGATCATCAATTCGGCCGCGGAATTGCAGGCGATCGGCGACGCGTCGAACCTTGGCAACACTCCGGGACACTACGTGCTCGGGTCCAACCTTGACCTTTCCTCGATCAGCAATTTTGCGCCGATCGTGAACATCAGCGGGACACTCCAGCCGGAGGGTCGGGACGCCTTCGTCGGCATCTTCGACGGGCTGGGCCATACGCTTTCCAACCTGAGCATCAACAGGCCGACCCTTGAGGGCGTAGGACTGTTTGGATTCGTGGGCGGCGACGGTGTGATCCGCAATTTCACCATTTCAGGCGGAAATGTCACCGGCGGCTATACCGTCGGTGCCGCGGCCGGCATGGTTTCAAGCGGAGGGTTCGGCGCAAACGAAGCGCAAGTGGTCAATGTCGGTGCCCAAGGCGTCACAGTTACATCCAACAATGACGGCGCAGGCGGGCTGATCGGTCGTAACAGGGGCATTGTCAGCGGTTCGTACGCGACTGGCAACGTCGCGGCGAATGGTGCGAGCGGCTTCGGTGCTTCGGCGGGCGGGCTCGTCGGCATCAATCAGGGATCGATCGCCGATTCCTATGCCACCGGCAACGTGACTGGCGTCACCCGCGCAGGCGGGTTGGTGGGAGACGACATCGGTGGCGATGTTGCCAATACCTACGCGACCGGCGCGGTTTCCGCCGCAACGGCCGGGGGCTTGATCGGGGAAGCTTCGGGGACGACGATTTCGAACAGCTACTTTCTCGATACCGGGCCCGACAACGGTTCCGGGCAGGCGATCACGAGCGCTCAACTGAGAACGCCTTCAACGTTTTCCGGTTGGAGCATGGCATCGAGCGGCGGGCAAAAGACGATCTGGCGAATCTATGAGGGGCAGTCCGGCCCCTTGCTTTCAGCATTCCTGAGGCCAATCACCGTTGCCGCCAATTCGGGCACCGCGGTCTACAGCGGTAGCACCCCGTCGTTCGGCGTCACATATGCCTCCTTTGCAGGAGCGGTCGACTTGGGTCTCTTGATGGGAACAGCGATAATCGGAGGGGGCGGCAGCAATGCCGGCAACTATACGATCACACCCGAAGGGCTCTATTCAGGGCAGGCCGGCTACGACATCTCCTACGTTGCCGGTTCGCTCTCGATCACGCCGGCGGCGCTGACGGTGACGGCCAATGGCGACAGCCGTTCCTATAGCGGAACCGGCTATACCGGTGGCAACGGCGTCAGCTACTCTGGCTTCGTCAATGGCGAAGACGCCTCGGTGCTGTCGGGCTCGCTCGTCTATGGCGGTTCGGCGCAAGGGGCGAGGAACGCCGGCAGCTATGCGATCTCGGCCTCTGGGCTTACTTCGGGCAACTACAGCATTTCCTATGTCGACGGTTCGCTCTCGATCACGCCGGCGGCGCTGACGGTGACGGCCAATGGCGACAGCCGTTCCTATAGCGGGGCCGGCTACGCCGGCGGCAACGGCGTCAGCTACTCTGGCTTCGTCAATGGCGAAGACGCCTCGGTGCTGTCGGGCTCGCTCGTCTATGGCGGTTCGGCGCAAGGGGCGAAGAACGCCGGCAGCTATGCGATCTCCGCCTCTGGGCTTTCGTCGGGCAACTACAGCATTTCCTATGCCGACGGTTCGCTGTCGATCACGCCGGCGGCGCTGACGGTGACGGCCAATGGCGACAGCCGCTCGTATAGCGGGGCCAGCTATACCGGTGGCAACGGCGTGAGCTACTCTGGCTTCGTCAATGGCGAAGATGCGTCGGTTCTGTCGGGCTCGCTCGTCTATGGCGGTTCGGCGCAAGGGGCGAAGAATGCCGGAACCTACGCCATATCGGCCTCCGGATTGAGTTCTTCAAACTACGCGATTACGTGGGTGAATGGCCTATTGAGCATTTTGCCAGCCGCAGCAGTTCCAACCGCCACCCCCTCACGACTGCCGCTTTGGCCGCAAACCACATCGTCGCCTTCTCCGCTTGTCACCGACGTCGGTCTGCTTCCCGTTCCGGTCAACTTCATCGGTGATCTGCGCCGCGATCCGCTGCTGTACCCGCACGGTGGCCGGACGCTTCTTGTCACCACACGCCCCGATCCGGCGGGGGCCAACATTGTCACATTGCCGCGCACGGTCGCTCCGACCGAGGAATTGTTGGTCGGGCTGGAAAAATCAGCAGGTGGCAAGACCGGTCGCTTGACCCGCTTTACCCAGGATGCGCGCGGATGCGGGTGCTTGATGAGGGATGAGGTGAACTGA
- a CDS encoding GNAT family N-acetyltransferase: protein MTEPLVFEVLDKPEEDFRTLSYPRFWAYWSSTACDWQGIVARQAGGGAVGLALMGAIHEQGGKRSRRLLSVAVARQSRGTGIGRILVALAEAQARKQSVEEMFALYPGRLTSRPAFERLLAACGFEAPRLSEYTLSAEVKCVSNAAREWSFLLERLKRDGFRSVPWRSLSEVDHLVIEETLASGKIHSDWRPYAHLDQTSLDFSLALFHRGDIAGWIVGRKENDRRVSYPLGYVLPRFQRRGYLVGGMVESCTRQADRLGGDSVAIYWTLPETSMYRFMERRLLPLQWKGEANQDGPSLATECRADIRLLSLKRL from the coding sequence TTGACGGAGCCACTGGTCTTTGAAGTGCTTGATAAACCGGAGGAGGATTTCCGCACCCTTAGCTACCCAAGGTTCTGGGCATACTGGTCGTCTACGGCTTGTGACTGGCAGGGGATCGTCGCCCGGCAGGCTGGTGGAGGCGCAGTCGGGCTGGCGCTAATGGGCGCAATCCACGAGCAGGGCGGCAAAAGGAGTCGGCGCTTGCTTTCGGTTGCTGTCGCCCGACAGTCCCGCGGCACCGGCATTGGCCGAATCCTTGTTGCCCTTGCCGAAGCCCAGGCGCGCAAGCAGAGCGTTGAGGAGATGTTCGCTCTTTACCCCGGTCGCCTGACATCGCGACCTGCGTTCGAGCGCTTGCTCGCGGCTTGCGGCTTTGAAGCGCCACGCCTCAGCGAGTACACCCTGAGCGCCGAGGTGAAATGCGTGTCCAATGCAGCGAGAGAATGGTCTTTCTTGCTTGAACGTCTCAAGCGAGATGGCTTCCGCTCAGTGCCTTGGCGAAGCCTGTCCGAGGTCGACCATCTTGTCATCGAGGAGACGCTTGCGTCCGGAAAGATCCACTCGGACTGGCGGCCGTACGCCCATCTGGATCAAACGTCCCTCGATTTCTCTCTCGCGCTTTTTCACCGTGGCGATATCGCAGGCTGGATCGTCGGTCGCAAGGAAAACGACCGTCGGGTGTCCTATCCACTTGGTTACGTTTTGCCCCGATTCCAACGTCGTGGTTACCTGGTCGGCGGCATGGTCGAGAGCTGCACACGGCAGGCAGATAGGCTCGGCGGCGATAGTGTGGCGATCTACTGGACGCTTCCCGAAACGTCCATGTATCGCTTCATGGAAAGGCGCCTGCTGCCCCTCCAATGGAAGGGAGAGGCAAACCAGGATGGACCGAGCCTCGCCACGGAGTGCAGGGCTGACATTCGCCTGTTGTCGCTGAAACGCCTGTAG
- a CDS encoding GNAT family N-acetyltransferase, with translation MPTDLDALPSALPEAWTALKGILDFTDAQLRSEIDRIRQTHAWALVQDDNLWGDLVLWQRLEGAQSLDGRPLLLFLAETTLPLPEDNLLAAAADAGLHMLTLRIEGSEVNMSLAAEIRRLAGHGIATQIIASGDAKAFAPLRHLPTPRIVPADPRSERSEWRALNAPDLYAIRLNALITALRLPSSAARRADALSRGSDARSPAMLTRLGEAECRIVDIVMARNAVDDGLAATASFYLDLRLNDLMAWGDVIAPPPVRLVRRGADGLTLETLAGPEPGCMPLTYGRFWFHWSMRRPDWLAIAARGTDSKIVGLALLSEPITVDGGLGRRLLSLSVDSAHRRRGIAKSLLALSAEAAGESGTPTLFTTYSHHMGSRTHFERTLAACGWTSPEPMEYMIVGQAKWVRAAEREWAPVLARAARQGFSMSAWTDVSDADRVEIDAAIRSGEAPAEWHPDLFLKDGNEAFSLLLRYREKIVGWIIGERDGDLCVHYRRGCLFPPYRKYGFLIVGLYEACRRQAALLGEDSVCVNWASAGSDMARFMETRLRPLLDGTFLHPPQLAKTRFERPGGYLEIRYLARRQAG, from the coding sequence ATGCCCACCGATCTCGATGCCCTGCCCTCAGCACTACCCGAAGCATGGACGGCCTTGAAAGGCATTCTTGATTTCACGGATGCGCAGCTCCGGTCGGAGATAGACCGCATTCGACAGACGCATGCCTGGGCCCTCGTCCAGGACGACAATCTGTGGGGTGATCTCGTCCTGTGGCAACGCCTAGAAGGGGCTCAATCCTTGGACGGCCGCCCCCTGCTCCTTTTCCTCGCGGAAACCACCCTGCCCCTGCCGGAGGACAACTTGCTTGCGGCCGCAGCGGACGCCGGCTTGCATATGCTCACACTCCGGATCGAAGGCAGCGAGGTCAATATGTCCTTGGCGGCGGAAATCAGGCGCCTTGCAGGCCATGGCATTGCGACACAAATCATTGCCAGCGGCGATGCGAAAGCATTCGCCCCTTTGCGTCACCTGCCCACGCCGCGCATCGTACCTGCGGATCCAAGGTCCGAGCGTAGCGAGTGGCGGGCGCTCAATGCACCAGATCTCTACGCTATCCGGTTGAATGCGCTCATCACGGCGCTCCGCCTTCCCTCATCTGCCGCGCGACGGGCGGACGCCCTTTCAAGGGGCAGCGACGCCCGGTCACCGGCCATGCTGACGCGCCTTGGTGAAGCCGAATGCCGCATTGTCGACATCGTCATGGCTAGGAACGCCGTCGATGATGGCCTGGCCGCAACGGCCAGCTTCTACCTCGATCTGCGTTTGAATGATCTGATGGCCTGGGGCGACGTCATCGCTCCGCCGCCGGTTCGATTGGTACGACGCGGTGCGGATGGTCTCACGCTTGAAACCCTGGCGGGGCCAGAGCCCGGCTGCATGCCGCTGACCTACGGCCGCTTCTGGTTTCACTGGTCCATGAGGCGCCCGGACTGGCTCGCGATCGCAGCCCGCGGGACCGATTCTAAGATTGTCGGGTTGGCTCTGTTGTCCGAGCCAATCACTGTTGACGGCGGCCTGGGGCGGCGGCTTTTGTCTCTTTCCGTCGATAGTGCGCATAGACGTCGGGGCATTGCGAAGAGCCTTCTTGCCCTTTCGGCCGAAGCTGCGGGTGAAAGCGGCACGCCGACCTTGTTTACGACCTATTCGCATCACATGGGCTCCCGCACGCATTTCGAGCGGACCCTTGCCGCCTGCGGCTGGACCAGTCCGGAGCCGATGGAATACATGATCGTCGGCCAGGCGAAGTGGGTACGCGCAGCGGAGCGAGAATGGGCGCCGGTTCTCGCCCGTGCGGCACGGCAAGGGTTCTCCATGTCCGCCTGGACCGACGTCAGCGACGCCGACCGCGTGGAAATCGATGCGGCGATCCGATCGGGTGAAGCCCCAGCCGAATGGCATCCGGATCTCTTTCTCAAGGACGGGAACGAAGCCTTTTCGCTCCTTCTTCGCTATCGGGAGAAGATCGTCGGCTGGATCATCGGCGAACGCGACGGCGATCTCTGCGTGCACTATCGGCGCGGGTGCCTCTTTCCACCCTATCGCAAGTACGGGTTTCTTATCGTTGGGCTCTACGAAGCCTGCCGTCGCCAAGCCGCGCTTCTTGGGGAAGACAGCGTCTGCGTAAACTGGGCAAGTGCCGGCTCCGATATGGCCCGTTTCATGGAAACCCGCCTTCGACCGCTCCTGGACGGCACCTTCCTCCATCCACCGCAACTTGCCAAGACACGCTTTGAACGGCCCGGCGGCTATCTCGAAATTCGCTATCTCGCACGCAGGCAGGCCGGTTAG
- a CDS encoding Nif11-like leader peptide family natural product precursor codes for MILAIGKHAERSEKGPNMTNGDNVRFYAAIRGDAETLARLGAATSEAELIELIMDEAQSRGFELTADLVRAGLSDLAGLMREAANGEELTELELEIVSGGTMFSSFVEHRTTKTLSCK; via the coding sequence ATGATCCTGGCGATCGGCAAACACGCCGAGCGATCCGAGAAAGGACCCAACATGACCAATGGCGATAACGTTCGCTTCTATGCCGCCATCCGGGGTGACGCGGAGACCCTGGCACGACTTGGCGCGGCAACGAGCGAAGCGGAGCTCATCGAACTCATCATGGACGAAGCACAGTCGCGTGGCTTCGAGCTGACTGCCGATCTTGTTCGTGCAGGTCTGTCGGATCTTGCCGGCTTGATGAGAGAAGCTGCAAACGGTGAAGAACTGACGGAGTTGGAACTCGAAATCGTTTCCGGCGGCACCATGTTTTCGAGCTTCGTCGAGCACAGGACGACCAAGACCCTCAGTTGCAAGTGA
- a CDS encoding cyclic nucleotide-binding domain-containing protein: MRKVLYILGQLTDQDVEWLARAGERRLLPPGHLLINEGEAVPALFVLLTGELDVEIRGVGQVARLLPGEVVGEMSFIDRAPPSASVVTCGHVQVLSVSKAAIEAHIARDPAFGMRFYRALATFLSDRLRGTVRRLGYGSKSGSIADETADELDDAVLEGVSLAGERFTRMMDVLKG, encoded by the coding sequence ATGCGAAAGGTACTTTATATTCTCGGCCAACTCACCGACCAGGATGTCGAATGGCTGGCGCGAGCAGGGGAAAGACGCCTGCTGCCGCCTGGCCATCTTCTGATCAACGAAGGCGAGGCTGTGCCGGCACTTTTCGTGCTGCTCACCGGGGAACTGGATGTTGAAATTCGGGGTGTCGGCCAGGTCGCACGCCTGCTGCCTGGAGAGGTCGTCGGCGAGATGAGCTTCATCGACAGAGCCCCGCCTTCGGCTTCGGTCGTCACGTGCGGCCACGTTCAGGTTCTCTCCGTCAGCAAGGCCGCCATCGAAGCGCATATCGCCCGGGACCCGGCCTTCGGCATGCGATTCTACCGGGCCCTTGCCACATTCCTTTCCGACCGCTTGCGAGGAACGGTGAGACGGCTCGGCTACGGCAGCAAGAGCGGCAGCATCGCGGATGAGACGGCCGACGAACTGGATGACGCCGTGCTTGAAGGCGTGTCGCTTGCCGGCGAGCGCTTCACCCGCATGATGGACGTATTGAAGGGTTGA